Proteins encoded by one window of Phytohabitans houttuyneae:
- a CDS encoding 3-hydroxyacyl-CoA dehydrogenase family protein gives MAREINTVGVVGLGTMGAGIVEVFARNGIDVVAVEISDGALEKGRSTLVGSTDRAVARGKLEPGDRDALLTRITFAVGLEALRDVDLVIEAVPEHLDLKQRIFAELDRVCKPTAILATNTSSLSVTEISVATHRPNQVVGIHFFNPAPIMKLVEVVRTVVTEPEVVADVEALCARLGKVDVTINDRAGFIANALLFGYLNHAVGMYEARYASREDIDAAMKLGCRLPMGPLALMDLIGLDTAYEILDTMYRRGGRDRRHAPAPLIKQMVTAGLLGRKSGRGFYTYEKPGSPVLVPDDQTPTAAEPAAADGARGIAKVGVVGSGTMATGIIEVFAKAGYEVVSVTRGAEKSARVCEAVKQSLDKGVVRGKLTEQERDAALGRVNWSATLDHLADVDLVVEAVVEELSVKRALFALLDEICKPGVVLATTTSSLPVIQCAMATQRPADVVGLHFFNPAPVMSLVEVVHTIRTSVEALATARAVVAALGKTGVVCADRAGFVVNALLFPYLNDAVRMLEASYSTADDIDYAMKLGCGYPLGPFELLDVVGLDVALAIQRELYLELREPGFAPAPLLEHLVTAGYLGRKVGRGFR, from the coding sequence GTGGCGCGCGAGATCAATACCGTGGGCGTTGTCGGCTTGGGCACTATGGGTGCCGGGATCGTGGAGGTCTTCGCCCGCAACGGGATCGACGTCGTCGCGGTGGAGATCAGCGACGGCGCCCTGGAGAAGGGGCGGTCCACGCTTGTCGGGTCGACCGACCGGGCGGTCGCGCGGGGCAAGCTGGAGCCGGGCGACCGGGACGCGCTGCTCACGCGGATCACGTTTGCGGTGGGGCTGGAGGCGTTGCGGGACGTCGACCTGGTCATCGAGGCGGTGCCCGAGCACCTCGACCTCAAGCAGCGGATCTTCGCGGAGCTCGACCGGGTCTGTAAGCCCACCGCGATCCTTGCCACCAACACCTCTTCGCTGAGCGTCACGGAGATCTCGGTGGCCACCCACCGGCCGAACCAGGTGGTGGGCATCCACTTCTTCAACCCGGCGCCCATCATGAAGCTCGTCGAGGTGGTGCGCACGGTCGTCACCGAGCCCGAGGTGGTCGCCGACGTGGAGGCGCTCTGCGCGCGGCTGGGCAAGGTCGACGTGACCATCAACGACCGCGCCGGGTTCATCGCCAACGCGCTGCTGTTCGGCTACCTCAACCACGCGGTCGGGATGTACGAGGCGCGCTACGCCAGCCGGGAGGACATCGACGCGGCCATGAAGCTCGGCTGCCGGCTGCCGATGGGCCCGCTGGCGCTGATGGACCTGATCGGCCTCGACACGGCGTACGAGATCCTCGACACCATGTACCGCCGGGGCGGGCGGGACCGGCGGCACGCGCCCGCGCCGCTCATCAAGCAGATGGTCACGGCGGGGCTGCTGGGCCGCAAGTCCGGGCGCGGCTTCTACACGTACGAGAAGCCGGGTTCGCCGGTACTCGTACCGGATGATCAGACGCCGACCGCGGCGGAGCCGGCGGCGGCCGACGGGGCTCGCGGGATCGCGAAGGTCGGCGTGGTCGGGTCCGGGACCATGGCCACCGGCATCATCGAGGTGTTCGCGAAGGCCGGGTACGAGGTCGTGTCCGTCACCCGCGGCGCGGAAAAGTCGGCCCGCGTGTGCGAGGCGGTCAAGCAGTCGCTCGACAAGGGCGTGGTGCGGGGCAAGCTGACCGAGCAGGAGCGCGACGCGGCGCTGGGGCGGGTCAACTGGTCGGCCACGCTGGACCACCTCGCCGACGTCGACCTCGTGGTCGAGGCGGTCGTCGAGGAGCTGAGCGTGAAGCGGGCGCTCTTCGCCCTGCTGGACGAGATCTGCAAGCCCGGCGTGGTGCTCGCGACCACCACGTCGTCGCTGCCGGTCATCCAGTGTGCGATGGCAACCCAGCGGCCGGCCGATGTCGTGGGGTTGCACTTTTTCAACCCGGCGCCGGTCATGTCGCTGGTCGAGGTGGTGCACACGATCCGTACCTCGGTAGAGGCGCTGGCCACCGCCCGCGCGGTGGTGGCCGCACTCGGCAAGACCGGCGTGGTCTGCGCCGACAGGGCCGGTTTCGTGGTGAACGCGCTGCTGTTTCCGTACCTCAACGACGCGGTGCGGATGCTCGAGGCCTCGTACTCGACGGCGGACGACATCGACTACGCGATGAAGCTGGGGTGCGGTTACCCGTTGGGGCCGTTCGAGCTGCTCGACGTGGTGGGGCTGGACGTGGCGCTGGCCATCCAGCGCGAGCTGTACCTGGAGCTGCGCGAGCCGGGCTTCGCGCCGGCGCCGCTGCTGGAGCACCTGGTGACCGCCGGCTACCTCGGGCGCAAGGTAGGCCGTGGGTTCCGGTAG
- the tcmP gene encoding three-Cys-motif partner protein TcmP, translated as MAKLWGWWTRHKLQILEDYLQAFATATKSVEERIYLDLFAGWSENISRETDEQILGSVHRALRATPPFTRLCLFEVEGKAQRIEAAIHKAYPGRKGIAVYPGDCNIQVSRALVDLRRVAWAPTFAFIDQFDSEVHWSTLEKIANFRLRGPKAEMWILFATGQYPRGLNIHGDELNSTYGDTLTRMLGTEEWINIAEARRRGILDPGRRTRRMGQSDALALGARPRLRRLTCVHHEEHQRQRYLRHDLHDGSSRRREDHESPIRHGAFTA; from the coding sequence ATGGCGAAGCTGTGGGGTTGGTGGACCCGACACAAGCTCCAGATCTTGGAAGACTATCTCCAAGCGTTCGCGACAGCGACGAAGTCCGTCGAGGAACGCATCTATCTGGACCTCTTTGCCGGCTGGTCGGAAAACATCAGCCGCGAGACCGACGAGCAGATCCTCGGCTCCGTGCACCGCGCGCTTCGTGCGACACCGCCGTTCACCCGTCTTTGCCTGTTCGAGGTGGAGGGCAAGGCGCAGCGGATCGAGGCCGCGATCCACAAGGCCTATCCCGGAAGGAAGGGCATCGCCGTCTACCCGGGTGACTGCAACATCCAAGTCTCACGGGCCCTCGTCGACCTACGCAGGGTGGCCTGGGCACCTACGTTCGCCTTCATCGACCAGTTCGACTCCGAGGTCCATTGGTCCACTTTGGAGAAGATAGCCAACTTCCGCCTTCGCGGCCCCAAGGCCGAGATGTGGATCCTCTTCGCAACGGGGCAGTACCCGCGCGGCCTGAACATCCACGGCGACGAACTCAACTCGACCTACGGCGACACACTCACACGAATGCTCGGCACGGAAGAGTGGATCAATATCGCCGAAGCACGCAGGCGGGGGATTCTTGACCCGGGGCGCCGCACGCGGCGAATGGGTCAATCTGATGCGTTGGCGCTTGGAGCACGCCCTCGGCTACGCCGCCTCACATGCGTTCACCATGAAGAACACCAACGGCAACGATATCTACGACATGATCTTCACGACGGATCATCCCGTCGGCGCGAAGATCATGAATCACCTATACGCCACGGCGCTTTCACAGCATGA
- a CDS encoding DUF5131 family protein: protein MADRSAIEWTEATWNPTTGCDRVSAGCDNCYALVLAKRLKAMGSSKYQNDGDPRTSGPGFGVAVHADALETPLRWREPRVVFVNSMSDLFHARVPVAFVHKVFEVMAATPRHTYQVLTKRASRLSRLAPELVWPDNVWMGVSVEDAGHLDRLDRLRGVPAAVRFVSAEPLLGPLDGIDLTGMDWLIAGGESGPNARPVAAAWLRQLREACAEAEVAFFFKQWGGRTPKAGGRLLDGQTWDEMPRRRLEPVLPVAG from the coding sequence GTGGCGGATCGGAGCGCCATCGAATGGACCGAGGCGACATGGAACCCGACTACGGGATGTGACCGCGTGTCGGCCGGTTGCGACAATTGCTATGCCCTCGTGTTGGCGAAACGTCTGAAGGCGATGGGTTCGTCGAAGTACCAGAACGATGGGGATCCGCGCACCTCCGGCCCTGGGTTCGGCGTTGCCGTCCATGCGGACGCGCTGGAAACACCGTTGCGGTGGCGTGAGCCACGCGTCGTCTTCGTCAACTCGATGAGCGACCTGTTTCACGCGCGGGTGCCGGTCGCCTTTGTGCACAAGGTTTTCGAGGTCATGGCCGCCACGCCGCGGCACACCTATCAGGTCCTGACGAAGCGGGCCAGCCGCCTCAGTCGCCTGGCGCCTGAGCTGGTGTGGCCCGACAACGTCTGGATGGGGGTGAGCGTGGAGGACGCCGGTCACCTTGATCGACTGGATCGCCTCCGCGGCGTCCCCGCCGCGGTACGGTTCGTTTCCGCCGAGCCGCTTCTAGGGCCGCTTGACGGGATTGATCTGACTGGCATGGACTGGCTGATTGCCGGCGGAGAGTCGGGGCCAAACGCGCGGCCGGTGGCGGCAGCATGGCTACGGCAATTGCGGGAGGCGTGCGCCGAGGCTGAGGTGGCGTTCTTTTTCAAACAGTGGGGAGGTCGTACGCCGAAGGCCGGTGGCCGCCTATTGGACGGCCAAACCTGGGACGAGATGCCGCGTCGGCGGTTGGAGCCGGTGCTGCCGGTGGCTGGCTAG
- a CDS encoding TfoX/Sxy family DNA transformation protein has protein sequence MATELESLVNIGPKLAADLRQVGVPDAETLRLIGAQEVAERLADAGLRDCVHARRALEGALAGVRWIKR, from the coding sequence ATGGCGACGGAGCTGGAGAGCCTGGTCAACATCGGCCCGAAGCTGGCGGCGGACCTGCGCCAGGTCGGCGTCCCGGACGCGGAGACGCTACGCCTGATCGGCGCGCAGGAGGTGGCGGAGCGGCTGGCTGACGCCGGCCTGAGGGACTGCGTCCATGCTCGGCGCGCATTGGAGGGCGCCTTGGCCGGGGTCCGCTGGATCAAGCGGTGA
- a CDS encoding aldehyde dehydrogenase family protein, which translates to MTAVHTPGAPWIEDGELVSTNPATGAEAGRFPVADPDDVTRAVERGREAGLWWAGLGFAGRKERLMRWRALLAQQITELADLVNRESGKPVAEAVVEAVAAIEHVDWSARNARRVLGPRKVRTRLVLAEFSAHLEYQPFGVVGVIGPWNYPVVTPLGSIAYALAAGNAVVYKPSEYTPAVGQWLVDSFARVVPEHPVFQIVHGLGDVGAALCRSGVGKVAFTGSSATARKVMAACAETLTPVLMEGGGKDAMIVDSDADLDKAAEAAVWGGLTNAGQTCIGIERVYAVDPVYDEFVAKVVQRAEKLTVGAGGGADIGPITMPAQLDIIRRHIDDALARGGRALLGGAEAVQPPYVKPTILVDVPEDSAAVREETFGPTLTIRRVRDADEAVALANAVTYGLGGSVFGHKRAVAIARRLRSGMSAINSALTFVGMSTLPFGGVGDSGFGRIHGEDGLREFGRAKAITQRRGPSVLPAQTFERTPKDVDRIVKVVKLLYGRTR; encoded by the coding sequence ATGACCGCTGTGCACACGCCCGGGGCCCCGTGGATCGAAGACGGCGAGCTCGTCTCCACCAACCCCGCCACCGGTGCGGAGGCCGGCCGATTCCCGGTCGCCGACCCCGACGACGTGACCCGCGCGGTGGAGCGCGGCCGCGAGGCGGGTCTGTGGTGGGCCGGCCTTGGATTCGCCGGCCGCAAGGAGCGGCTGATGCGGTGGCGCGCGCTGCTCGCCCAGCAGATCACCGAGCTGGCAGACCTCGTCAACCGCGAGTCCGGCAAGCCGGTGGCCGAGGCGGTGGTCGAGGCGGTCGCTGCCATCGAGCACGTCGACTGGTCCGCGCGCAACGCCCGCCGCGTGCTGGGCCCGCGCAAGGTGCGCACCCGCCTTGTGCTCGCCGAGTTCTCCGCCCACCTTGAATACCAGCCGTTCGGCGTGGTCGGCGTGATCGGCCCGTGGAACTACCCGGTCGTCACCCCCCTCGGCTCGATCGCGTACGCGCTGGCCGCCGGCAACGCGGTCGTCTACAAGCCCAGCGAGTACACGCCGGCCGTCGGCCAGTGGCTTGTCGACTCGTTCGCGCGGGTGGTGCCCGAGCACCCCGTCTTCCAGATCGTGCACGGGCTGGGCGACGTGGGCGCGGCGCTATGCCGCTCGGGGGTGGGCAAGGTCGCGTTCACCGGCTCCTCGGCCACCGCCCGCAAGGTGATGGCCGCCTGCGCCGAGACGCTGACGCCGGTGCTGATGGAGGGCGGCGGCAAGGACGCGATGATCGTCGACAGCGACGCCGACCTCGACAAGGCCGCCGAGGCCGCCGTGTGGGGCGGGCTCACCAACGCGGGCCAGACGTGCATCGGCATCGAGCGGGTGTACGCGGTGGACCCGGTCTACGACGAGTTCGTCGCCAAGGTGGTGCAGCGGGCCGAAAAGCTGACCGTTGGGGCGGGCGGCGGCGCCGACATCGGCCCGATCACGATGCCCGCGCAGCTCGACATCATCCGCCGCCACATCGACGACGCGCTGGCCCGCGGCGGCCGGGCGCTGCTCGGCGGCGCCGAGGCGGTGCAGCCGCCGTACGTGAAGCCGACAATCCTCGTCGACGTCCCGGAGGACTCGGCGGCGGTGCGCGAGGAGACGTTCGGCCCGACGCTGACGATCCGCCGCGTGCGCGACGCCGACGAGGCGGTCGCGCTGGCCAACGCCGTCACCTACGGGCTCGGCGGCTCGGTCTTCGGCCACAAACGGGCGGTCGCCATCGCCCGCCGGCTCCGCTCCGGCATGAGCGCGATCAACTCGGCGCTCACCTTCGTGGGCATGTCGACGCTGCCCTTCGGTGGCGTCGGCGACTCCGGCTTCGGCCGCATCCACGGCGAAGACGGCCTGCGCGAATTCGGCCGGGCCAAGGCGATCACCCAGCGCCGCGGCCCGTCCGTGCTTCCGGCCCAGACCTTCGAGCGCACGCCCAAAGACGTCGACCGCATCGTCAAGGTCGTCAAGCTCCTCTACGGCCGCACCCGCTAG
- a CDS encoding DUF6174 domain-containing protein → MRITVGLLAAMSLAACGEATHTIEAAPVWQEPSHYTYVLESSCGERLLIGRFRITVDGGKVTKAEGLDEPGQRALQGKSESPPTLGQLLEQVRTARRANAHKAELTTDPTDGHPTKITIDPIENAIDDESCYAITEYRA, encoded by the coding sequence ATGAGGATCACCGTGGGGCTGCTGGCGGCCATGTCCCTCGCCGCGTGCGGCGAGGCCACTCATACGATCGAAGCCGCGCCGGTGTGGCAGGAGCCGAGCCACTACACGTACGTCCTCGAGTCGAGCTGCGGCGAGCGCCTGCTGATCGGGCGCTTCCGCATCACGGTGGACGGCGGCAAGGTCACCAAGGCGGAAGGGCTCGACGAGCCCGGCCAGCGGGCGCTGCAGGGCAAGAGCGAGAGCCCGCCCACGCTTGGTCAGCTCCTCGAGCAGGTGCGGACCGCCCGCCGCGCGAACGCGCACAAAGCCGAGCTGACCACCGACCCCACCGACGGCCACCCGACGAAGATCACGATTGACCCGATCGAAAACGCGATCGACGACGAGTCCTGCTACGCGATCACGGAGTACCGCGCCTAG
- a CDS encoding DUF5130 family protein: protein MTAGDHTAEGGTAVRAGVLDGPFNTRQLLRLDEALRVADRSTGLTFSVYIGDLDEPVRGHAEKLHAQLGDPDRSVLVAVSPNQRVLEIITGSVARKRILDREAKLAALSMVAAFGGDDLAGGIISGLDQLATHAGRSARD, encoded by the coding sequence GTGACCGCTGGTGACCACACCGCCGAGGGCGGCACGGCGGTCCGCGCCGGTGTGCTCGACGGGCCGTTCAACACCCGGCAGCTTCTGCGCCTGGACGAGGCGCTGCGGGTGGCCGACCGGTCCACGGGCCTGACGTTCAGCGTCTACATCGGAGACCTGGACGAGCCGGTGCGCGGCCACGCCGAAAAGCTTCACGCCCAGCTCGGCGACCCGGACCGCTCGGTGCTCGTCGCGGTGTCGCCCAACCAGCGGGTGCTGGAGATCATCACCGGCTCGGTGGCCCGCAAGCGCATCCTCGACCGCGAGGCCAAGCTTGCCGCGCTGTCGATGGTGGCGGCCTTCGGCGGCGACGATCTTGCCGGCGGCATCATCAGCGGCCTGGACCAGCTGGCCACCCACGCCGGCCGCTCAGCCCGCGACTAG
- the ctaJ gene encoding aa3-type cytochrome oxidase subunit CtaJ → MSVTETVLVFAGIPLAIVLVISGLAALGGGRAARRYRPGRPFEFAPVWFLAAPEQLAGAQASGSQASHGELPAGTSSHAALPAGSAGVESPAERGGELVAAPTRVGPTGGASDRW, encoded by the coding sequence GTGTCTGTAACCGAGACGGTGCTCGTCTTCGCCGGCATACCGCTGGCGATCGTGCTTGTGATCTCCGGGCTGGCCGCGCTCGGCGGTGGCCGCGCGGCCAGGCGCTACCGGCCGGGCCGCCCGTTCGAGTTCGCCCCGGTGTGGTTCTTGGCCGCACCCGAGCAGCTGGCCGGTGCCCAGGCTTCTGGCTCGCAGGCTTCGCACGGTGAGCTGCCCGCCGGCACGTCGTCGCACGCGGCGCTGCCCGCGGGGTCGGCCGGAGTGGAGTCCCCAGCGGAGCGGGGCGGCGAGCTCGTCGCGGCGCCGACGCGGGTCGGACCGACGGGAGGCGCAAGTGACCGCTGGTGA
- a CDS encoding amidase gives MADLHDLTALEQADAIRRREVSSLELVDHYLDRIAAHGETVGAFVTVTADQARAQAVAADAVPIEGRPRLHGVPTAIKDLTMTAGVRTTFGSAAFADFVPPLDADVVALLRAAGTVSLGKTTTSELGVSLYSEGIVALPARNPWGLDYTAGGSSGGAASAVAAGLVPFAQGSDGGGSVRIPAALCGLVGFKPSRGVVSGGPLGFGAFGLPTPGPLARTVADAAAMLDAMAVPVPGEPYPAPPPPEGGYLAAARRTGPRLRVGRFVTPMLVGDQPVDPACAGAVDVAATALAAAGHEVVEVPAPFGPEVWPLFEILWYVLALAPVPPEREAELLPLTRLMRERGAAVTAAQLMSTLAEIQVQVRRGMRATAGYDLLLCPTLAAPQARVGSFTEAGDPELDFDLQRRFSPYCAVFNVTGQPSVSIPVSPVDGMPVGVLLTGRPGADGVLITAAAELEASLGWGDRHPEIWRATPSATVNGV, from the coding sequence ATGGCCGATCTTCACGACCTCACCGCCCTTGAGCAGGCCGACGCGATCCGCCGGCGCGAGGTGTCCAGCCTCGAACTTGTCGACCACTACCTGGACCGCATCGCCGCGCACGGCGAGACGGTAGGCGCGTTCGTCACGGTGACCGCCGACCAGGCGCGGGCGCAGGCCGTGGCGGCCGACGCGGTTCCGATCGAGGGACGCCCGCGGCTGCACGGGGTGCCGACGGCGATCAAGGATCTGACCATGACCGCGGGGGTACGGACGACGTTCGGCTCGGCCGCGTTCGCCGACTTCGTGCCGCCACTGGACGCCGACGTGGTGGCCCTGCTCCGCGCGGCCGGCACGGTCAGCCTCGGCAAGACGACCACCTCCGAACTGGGCGTTTCGCTCTACTCGGAGGGGATCGTCGCGCTGCCGGCCCGCAACCCGTGGGGCCTGGACTACACCGCCGGCGGCTCCAGCGGCGGCGCGGCCTCGGCGGTGGCGGCCGGGCTGGTGCCGTTCGCGCAGGGTTCCGACGGCGGAGGGTCGGTGCGCATACCGGCGGCGCTGTGCGGGCTGGTCGGCTTCAAGCCCAGCCGTGGCGTGGTCTCCGGCGGGCCGCTGGGCTTCGGCGCGTTCGGGCTGCCCACGCCCGGCCCGCTGGCCCGGACAGTTGCCGACGCCGCGGCGATGCTCGACGCGATGGCCGTGCCCGTGCCCGGCGAGCCGTACCCCGCGCCGCCGCCGCCCGAGGGCGGGTACCTGGCCGCGGCCCGGCGGACCGGCCCACGCCTGCGGGTGGGCCGCTTCGTCACGCCGATGCTCGTGGGGGACCAGCCGGTCGACCCGGCGTGCGCGGGCGCCGTCGACGTCGCGGCCACCGCGCTGGCCGCGGCCGGGCACGAGGTGGTCGAGGTCCCGGCGCCGTTCGGGCCCGAGGTGTGGCCGCTCTTCGAGATCCTCTGGTACGTGCTGGCGCTCGCCCCGGTCCCACCCGAGCGCGAGGCCGAGCTGCTGCCGCTGACCCGGCTGATGCGGGAGCGGGGTGCGGCGGTCACGGCGGCGCAGCTGATGAGCACGCTGGCCGAGATCCAGGTACAGGTCCGCCGTGGCATGCGCGCCACCGCCGGGTACGACCTGCTGCTCTGCCCCACACTGGCGGCGCCCCAGGCGCGGGTGGGCTCGTTCACCGAGGCGGGCGACCCTGAGCTGGACTTCGACCTGCAGCGGCGGTTCTCGCCGTACTGCGCGGTGTTCAATGTCACCGGCCAGCCATCGGTGTCCATCCCGGTGTCGCCGGTCGACGGGATGCCCGTCGGGGTGCTGCTGACCGGCCGGCCCGGCGCGGACGGCGTCCTGATCACGGCCGCCGCCGAGCTGGAAGCGTCACTCGGATGGGGTGATCGGCACCCCGAGATATGGCGGGCAACGCCCTCCGCTACCGTGAACGGCGTCTGA
- the kynU gene encoding kynureninase produces MTDFLSRARELDAADTLAPFRERFVIPDEDLVYLDGNSLGRLPVSTRERLHQAIDEWGGDLIRGWDRWITLSREVGDVLAGGVLDAAPGDVVLADSTSVNLYKLAAAACAARPARHVIVTDDDNFPSDRYIFQGLAQARGLELRVVKSDIDLGVSVEAVREALDEDVALVSLSHVAYRSGAVADMAAITAAAHEVGALTLWDLSHSAGAVRVPLRSARVDLAAGCTYKHLNAGPGAPAFLYVRADLRRELRQPIWGWFGQRAQFDMAAEYDPMDSIDRFQVGTPSVLGAYAALSGAKLTAEAGIGAIAEKGAALGAYAIEVSDAWLAPHGFTLASPRAGTRRGGHVTLHHTRAWQFSQALRAAGVVPDFRTPDRLRLGFGALYTRFVDVYAGLSRLRDIAEAGTHLEFPEQHARVT; encoded by the coding sequence GTGACGGACTTTCTCTCCCGGGCCCGCGAACTTGACGCCGCCGACACGCTGGCCCCCTTTCGCGAACGGTTCGTCATCCCCGACGAGGACCTCGTGTACCTCGACGGCAACTCGCTCGGCCGGCTCCCTGTGTCCACAAGGGAGCGTCTACACCAGGCGATCGACGAGTGGGGCGGCGACCTGATCCGCGGGTGGGACCGGTGGATCACGCTGTCCCGCGAGGTCGGTGACGTGCTGGCCGGTGGTGTGCTGGACGCCGCACCGGGCGACGTCGTGCTCGCCGACTCGACGAGCGTCAACCTCTACAAGCTCGCGGCCGCCGCCTGCGCCGCACGGCCCGCACGCCACGTGATCGTCACCGACGACGACAACTTCCCCAGCGACCGGTACATCTTCCAGGGGCTGGCGCAGGCGCGCGGCCTGGAGCTGCGGGTGGTGAAGTCCGACATCGACCTGGGCGTGTCGGTCGAGGCGGTGCGCGAGGCGCTGGACGAGGACGTGGCGCTGGTGTCGCTCTCGCACGTCGCGTACCGCTCGGGCGCCGTCGCGGACATGGCGGCCATCACCGCCGCCGCGCACGAGGTCGGCGCCCTCACCCTCTGGGACCTCAGCCACTCGGCGGGCGCGGTCCGCGTCCCGCTGCGCTCCGCCCGGGTCGACCTCGCTGCCGGGTGTACCTACAAGCACCTCAACGCCGGCCCCGGCGCTCCCGCGTTCCTCTACGTGCGGGCCGACCTGCGGCGTGAGCTGCGCCAGCCGATCTGGGGCTGGTTCGGGCAGCGGGCGCAGTTCGACATGGCCGCCGAGTACGACCCGATGGACTCGATCGACCGCTTCCAGGTCGGTACCCCATCGGTGCTCGGCGCGTACGCGGCACTCTCGGGTGCCAAGCTCACCGCCGAGGCGGGCATCGGGGCGATCGCGGAAAAGGGCGCGGCGCTCGGGGCGTACGCGATCGAGGTGAGCGACGCGTGGCTCGCACCGCACGGGTTCACGCTCGCCTCGCCGCGCGCGGGCACCCGGCGGGGCGGGCACGTGACGCTGCACCACACGCGGGCGTGGCAGTTCAGCCAGGCGCTGCGCGCGGCCGGCGTGGTGCCCGACTTCCGTACACCGGACCGGCTGAGGCTGGGCTTCGGCGCGCTCTACACCCGTTTTGTGGACGTGTACGCCGGCCTGTCCCGACTGCGCGATATCGCCGAGGCCGGAACACACCTGGAGTTTCCGGAACAACATGCCCGAGTGACCTAG
- a CDS encoding class F sortase — MPAGSRLLAGMLVLAGVFAIGLGLGQIELPAWWTPEGKPPPKAFPVLEPSRPTRIAIPSLGLRAPVHGVGLADDGTIAVPAATRRHEAGWYDESPTPGQFGPAIIVGHVDTRSGPAVFHDLRRLRPGATIEITRRDRSVAIFEVNTVEHFGKTELPMRRLYSDFSRPGLRLITCGGRWVGGETGYEDNVVVFASLVRAKNVKSV; from the coding sequence ATGCCCGCGGGCTCCCGGCTGCTCGCCGGGATGCTCGTGCTGGCCGGTGTGTTCGCGATCGGGCTGGGCCTGGGCCAGATCGAGCTGCCCGCGTGGTGGACGCCGGAGGGCAAGCCACCACCGAAGGCGTTCCCGGTGCTGGAGCCGAGCCGCCCGACCCGCATCGCGATCCCCTCGCTGGGGCTGCGGGCGCCCGTGCACGGCGTGGGCCTCGCCGACGACGGCACGATCGCGGTACCCGCGGCGACCCGGCGGCACGAGGCCGGCTGGTACGACGAGAGCCCCACCCCGGGGCAGTTCGGCCCGGCGATCATCGTGGGACACGTGGACACCCGCTCCGGGCCGGCGGTCTTTCACGACCTGCGGCGGCTGCGGCCTGGCGCGACGATCGAGATCACCCGCCGGGACCGCTCGGTGGCGATCTTCGAGGTGAACACGGTGGAGCACTTCGGCAAGACCGAGCTGCCCATGCGCCGTCTCTACAGTGACTTCAGCCGTCCCGGCCTCCGCCTGATCACCTGCGGCGGACGATGGGTGGGCGGCGAGACAGGCTACGAGGACAATGTGGTGGTCTTCGCCTCGCTCGTGCGCGCCAAAAACGTCAAGAGCGTGTAG
- a CDS encoding HNH endonuclease yields MPDIRPSVGSGALVLNATYEPLCVVSVRRAAILVLSAKAVCVADGDGMLHSARHDLPVPSVVRLTRYVRVPYRSHVGLSRRAIFARDGWRCAYCRGPAETIDHVFPRSRGGGHAWENVVAACAKCNHAKGDRTPAELGWRLHALPAAPKGMAWRVLGHRAPDPRWADWLDLPEAA; encoded by the coding sequence ATGCCTGACATACGACCCTCGGTGGGCTCAGGAGCATTAGTCCTCAATGCCACGTACGAGCCGCTGTGTGTCGTGTCAGTGCGAAGAGCCGCGATCCTTGTCCTGTCCGCGAAGGCGGTGTGCGTCGCCGACGGCGACGGCATGCTCCATAGCGCCCGCCACGACCTGCCCGTGCCCTCCGTGGTCCGGCTGACCCGCTACGTGCGGGTGCCCTACCGCAGCCACGTCGGCCTCTCCCGGCGCGCCATCTTCGCCAGAGACGGCTGGCGCTGTGCCTACTGCCGCGGTCCGGCCGAGACCATCGACCACGTCTTCCCGCGTAGCCGCGGCGGGGGGCACGCCTGGGAAAACGTGGTGGCCGCCTGCGCCAAGTGCAACCACGCCAAAGGCGACCGCACCCCGGCGGAGCTCGGCTGGCGCCTGCACGCGCTTCCCGCGGCGCCGAAAGGCATGGCCTGGCGCGTGCTCGGGCACCGTGCCCCGGACCCACGCTGGGCCGACTGGCTCGACCTCCCCGAAGCGGCCTAG